One segment of Anopheles stephensi strain Indian chromosome 3, UCI_ANSTEP_V1.0, whole genome shotgun sequence DNA contains the following:
- the LOC118513502 gene encoding histone-lysine N-methyltransferase MECOM-like → MREKDHSPRKMLPSPKQGAVYPLLGLGSTLPAPFDLSLVNRSSSSNLLHQQQQQHQSLAEQPLDLRVERKKSSAGGGGGGTSTSTSSDDETDPPRASSTDSKPGSNVIFFNDNNNNSNNLNNNHSKPSDSDKSPSPTNHNNNNNNSSKYTNNNHINIKDEFRISSLANHTNPNALFSGPPGLNPLMLEAIAKAGLPLPYRGSFLPPRSSSSYNLQRLKEREALAVSLSQLRQSASNSGGGGNVLNNNNANIINHNLPTGGAGGGTAGSHGKNKDRYACKFCGKVFPRSANLTRHLRTHTGEQPYKCRYCERSFSISSNLQRHVRNIHNKERPFKCALCERCFGQQTNLDRHLKKHEADAAGLGLGLDERLRAARRNSRGIPEDSYFEEIRSFMGKVTQLPIPLRLQHQQQQQQQSPSSQSNTARDSPFGRRQAQQQQQQDGQTDTHSSRSSTPSDEEPVSPAASLGSVPDQDIKMETNNNEDGDEPLQVT, encoded by the coding sequence ATGCGCGAGAAGGATCACTCACCGCGCAAGATGTTGCCCAGTCCAAAGCAAGGCGCGGTCTATCCGCTGCTCGGTCTCGGATCCACCCTGCCGGCACCGTTCGATCTCTCGCTCGTCAACCGGTCGTCCTCGTCGAATCtgctgcaccagcagcagcagcaacaccagagCCTCGCCGAGCAACCGCTCGATCTGCGGGTGGAGCGCAAGAAGTCTTCggctggcggcggcggcggcggcacgTCCACCTCCACCTCGTCCGACGACGAGACGGATCCGCCGCGGGCCAGCTCGACCGACAGCAAGCCCGGCAGCAATGTGATATTCTTTAacgataacaacaacaactcgaACAATCTGAACAACAACCACAGCAAACCGTCCGATAGTGATAAGAGCCCGAGCCCTaccaaccacaacaacaacaacaacaacagctcgaagtacaccaacaacaaccacatcaaCATTAAGGACGAGTTCCGAATATCGAGCCTCGCGAACCACACCAACCCGAACGCCCTGTTTTCCGGACCGCCGGGCCTTAATCCGCTCATGCTGGAAGCGATCGCCAAGGCGGGACTTCCTCTCCCGTACCGTGGGTCGTTTCTGCCACCTCGATCCTCCTCCTCGTACAATCTGCAGCGGTTAAAGGAACGGGAAGCACTCGCCGTCAGTCTATCGCAGCTACGTCAGAGTGCGTCCAACAGTGGCGGTGGTGGGAATgtcctcaacaacaacaacgccaacatcatcaaccacaACCTGCCGACCGGAGGTGCTGGCGGCGGTACGGCAGGCTCTCACGGCAAGAACAAGGATCGGTACGCGTGCAAGTTCTGTGGCAAAGTGTTCCCGCGATCGGCTAACCTGACGCGCCATCTGCGTACCCACACGGGCGAACAGCCGTACAAATGTCGGTACTGTGAGCGATCGTTCAGCATCTCCAGCAACCTGCAGAGACACGTGCGCAACATCCACAACAAGGAGCGGCCGTTCAAGTGTGCGCTGTGTGAGCGATGCTTCGGTCAGCAGACGAACCTGGACCGGCATCTGAAGAAGCACGAAGCGGACGCAGCTGGCCTAGGCCTTGGACTGGACGAACGGCTGCGAGCGGCCCGGCGGAACAGTCGTGGCATCCCGGAAGACTCTTACTTCGAGGAGATACGATCCTTCATGGGGAAAGTGACTCAGTTACCGATCCCGCTACGattgcagcaccagcagcaacagcagcagcaatcaccTTCCTCTCAGTCAAACACCGCACGGGACAGTCCGTTCGGACGGCGACAagctcaacagcagcagcagcaggatggaCAAACCGATACACACTCGTCCCGCAGCTCGACACCCTCGGACGAAGAGCCCGTCTCGCCGGCGGCAAGCCTCGGCAGCGTCCCGGACCAGGACATCAAGATGGAGACGAACAACAACGAGGACGGTGACGAACCCTTACAGGTCACCTGA
- the LOC118514458 gene encoding polypeptide N-acetylgalactosaminyltransferase 3-like, translating into MMFRLRVKIFYVYIIISFVFSVYLFYLISKYSFEKFINYHRHVRSNKFPDRPRIPQIVGHYVGVGTTGNLSKDFMNTNNFDPVPGVGENGDPVVIQAKDLLRMQQLFQINRYNLLASDRIALNRSLPDVRKPKCVSKQYPAKLPTTSIIIVFHNEAWSVLLRTVWSVINRSPKGLVREILLVDDASDRRFLKHELDNYVQKLPISVTILRLNQREGLVAARLLGARMATGDTLTFLDAHCECSPGWLEPLLARVQENPKKVVCPVIDIISDDNFSYIKSFEFHWGAFNWPLHFRWYALSDEELAERRKDTTTPFHTPAMAGGLFTIDRKYFFDIGAYDERLKIWGGDNLEMSFRVWQCGGEVEIAPCSHVGHLFRKSSPYTFPGGVSGILNENLARVALVWMDDWAKFFFKFNKGTEEFKSLNVSNRLALKRTLNCKSFDWYLRRVWPQNFFPAPNKFFGRIQPIDLTSTFDYQEYLTLMKKINLIIKNLNPELKWKFLIKYLTENVKRIGDSMKAAKHSPFCLHKPKTNTAINQPYGQAYLQKCSLLINVLDEQFVIDDYGRIMTDEGICLDSFRKTSIDGEEIVEGTRKIKMVTCGSQKPNQRWVYETDTYHLKNIGDASECLERSVTMIKDDGEDKYELFLGPCDVRNELQKWMLFPVAWK; encoded by the exons ATGATGTTCCGTTTGCGGGTCAAGATTTTCTACGTGTACATCATCATTTCGTTCGTGTTtagtgtgtatttgttttatttgatttcgaAATATTCGTTCGAAAAGTTTATCAACTATCACCGACATGTGAG GAGCAATAAATTCCCGGACCGTCCTCGGATACCGCAGATTGTGGGGCACTATGTGGGTGTCGGTACGACCGGCAACCTGTCGAAAGATTTCATGAACACAAACAACTTCGATCCGGTGCCGGGTGTCGGTGAGAACGGCGATCCGGTCGTCATACAGGCGAAGGATCTGCTCAGGATGCAACAGTTGTTTCAGATCAACCGGTACAATCTGCTCGCTAGCGACCGGATCGCACTGAACCGTAGTTTACCGGATGTGCGGAAACCGAAATGCGTATCGAAGCAATATCCCGCCAAACTGCCAACCACTTCGATTATAATCGTTTTCCACAATGAAGCGTGGTCGGTGTTGTTGCGGACGGTGTGGAGCGTTATCAATCGATCACCGAAAGGGCTCGTGAGAGAGATTCTGCTGGTGGATGATGCTAGCGATCGACGGTTCCTCAAGCACGAGCTCGATAACTACGTCCAGAAGCTTCCAATATCCGTTACCATTTTGAGGTTAAATCAGCGCGAAGGACTCGTGGCGGCAAGACTGCTGGGAGCAAGGATGGCAACCGGCGACACGCTTACCTTCCTCGATGCTCACTGTGAGTGTTCACCGGGATGGCTCGAACCACTTCTAGCCCGGGTCCaagaaaaccccaaaaaagtCGTCTGCCCCGTGATCGACATCATTTCGGACGATAATTTTTCGTACATTAAAAGCTTTGAGTTTCATTGGGGTGCGTTTAACTGGCCGCTGCACTTCCGGTGGTACGCGTTGAGCGATGAGGAGCTGGCGGAACGTCGGAAGGATACGACCACACCGTTCCATACGCCGGCTATGGCAGGAGGGTTGTTCACGATCGACCGGAAATACTTTTTCGATATTGGGGCGTACGATGAGCGGTTGAAGATATGGGGTGGCGATAATCTGGAGATGTCTTTCCGGGTGTGGCAGTGTGGTGGGGAGGTGGAGATTGCACCCTGCTCGCACGTTGGTCATCTGTTCCGGAAGAGCTCACCATATACGTTTCCTGGTGGCGTTAGTGGG ATTCTCAACGAAAACCTGGCCCGTGTCGCTCTCGTTTGGATGGATGATTGGGCCAAGTTTTTCTTCAAGTTCAACAAGGGTACCGAAGAGTTCAAAAGCTTG AACGTTTCCAATCGATTGGCACTGAAGCGCACCCTAAACTGCAAATCGTTCGACTGGTACCTGAGGCGCGTCTGGCCCCAAAACTTCTTCCCGGCGCCGAACAAATTTTTCGGCCGCATACAACCGATCGACCTCACGTCAACGTTCGACTACCAGGAGTACCTCACGCTGATGAAGAAGATAAATCTCATCATAAAAAATCTTAACCCGGAGCTCAAGTGGAAGTTTCTCATCAAATACCTCACGGAAAATGTGAAACGGATCGGCGACTCGATGAAGGCGGCCAAACACAGCCCATTCTGTCTGCACAAGCCAAAAACGAACACGGCCATTAATCAACCGTACGGTCAGGCGTATCTGCAAAAGTGTTCGCTGCTGATCAACGTGCTGGATGAGCAGTTCGTGATCGACGACTATGGGCGCATCATGACGGACGAAGGGATTTGCCTGGATTCGTTCCGCAAGACCAGTATCGATGGGGAGGAAATTGTGGAAGGTACGAGAAAGATAAAGATGGTAACGTGCGGAAGTCAGAAGCCGAATCAACGGTGGGTGTACGAGACGGATACGTACCATCTGAAGAACATTGGGGACGCTTCGGAATGTCTCGAGCGGAGCGTTACGATGATAAAGGATGATGGCGAAGATAAGTACGAACTGTTTCTGGGTCCGTGCGATGTGCGGAACGAGCTGCAGAAGTGGATGCTGTTTCCGGTGGCGTGGAAGTAA